The Camelina sativa cultivar DH55 chromosome 16, Cs, whole genome shotgun sequence sequence tcttcttcttcttccatttgttcttttaaaaaaattcttctttatttggttctgttatttatttagtaaaaaTCACAACCAGATATAAGAGATCTCTGtatgtttaatatatagttattGATATCATgagaaaacactaaaaataatGGTAGAAGATAAATCAGATGattatcttctatatatatgctTTCACGTAAATATTCTGAAATTTATTAATCtaatagaaattaaatcaaattaggTTGGTATCCGCCCTACGCTGCAggattggtttttttattttatttttgttatatttgtttttctttttcgatttcataatttaatatgttatttagaatcaattcataagtttttgataatttcaatagtatttttttgttattcttatttACATCCTTATACgatacttgagttttttatttcatacatttagtttttgaatatattttaaatttattaccaAATAAGTTTTGGGATTACAAAccattatttctttatttgtttctcaCTCACAATCCTTCTAGAACATAAGAGAGATTACTTTTTGATGTCTACATTGTAAATTTTCTTGATGTCTCCTAAATCTTAATTTATCTCTTACAACATTACAACATATTTATACTTGTTTTTATCTTATAACCTAACACCTAAACTAAACAAACCCATTTAATCACTTGAAAAGCTTAGGATCATGTTGGAAGCTTATCAGTCACTTGACAAGCTTATGATTAAGTTCTTCAAACTATATATGTTAATCTAGCAacatcttaaaagaaaaaatagaaaaacaaatcaaatttttatatatattttttgacaacaaatttTTACATTCTTACATGTAAAATATGACAAACAGCGGGATactattttgaatattttttagaatagatataatttgtaaaacatatagtttattttagaatttgatGAGTTATctttacttataatttttacttcttgaattcttattttcttatttatttatctagttaaatttagtatattattttatctattgCCAACTAAATTGTCATTATGTCGTTCTAAAGTTGAGTGTCATGCAATATCGACATCATAATATGCTTCTAACTCAAACCGAAGGTGGTGAATGATCTACCGTTGGAAATTTTGATGACATTTGCAATGGTTGTTTCAACTATAAGTTTTTTGACTaacgaaaaatatttttattacacattTGTATGGTCtattattgtaatatttttattacacatACAGGCCTTTATAATAATGACCCAATGACCTTTTTCTATAGTGACCATGTTTTTTTATCACCTAGTTTTTTAATTGGTCTAGAAATCTTAGTTGTattaattcaaatgtttttattggctattgattttaattgatgtgtcagCACCAGCTTGAATATTAAAGTTGATATATCATGCTCtggtgaaaaatatataaagttttattgtattgattatttattattgaaatttttttttaattatacaagTTATAAGTTCGTTTTGTGTCAACAATACTACTATTAATCTACTTTTTGAATTCTAAACCAGAAAATTATTGGGCTTGATGAATCTATCTACAAGAATATGAAATATCTATTTTTGAATGGTGTTCGTCAGCTTGGACCATGGATTACTCATGCCTATGATTCTTGTTTTCGGCCCAACTATTTATATGGGCCTCGTACATATAAAGCTATATTAGTTGTTGTAATCTTGTATTCCGGAGTAGACATTGAGTTTGGTTATCAGATGTGTTGTCACTCGTCACTACAAAGTTCCAATAGTGTGGTTTGTACTTCAACGACAATCTAAACAGTTAATTTTGTCGGTAAACAGAATTTGTGAAACTAAGCTATCAAAAATAAATGCGACTAATTTGTAGCCCACctctaaaatgtttttttacatgTAGTCTGCGGCCTTCGTCAATCAAATTAGATAGAGATATAATACCGTACTTATTATTCTagcatcttttaaaaatattcttgtGGATCTATAACATTTTGTACAAACTGatactaaaaatatttgttcGTATATATGATTTGGTCTATCAAAACGTGTCATCAAAATCAATAAATCCATTGATCTATTACTGAAAAACTACTACTTTCTATTATACATTTCTGAAATTGGATGAAATGAGTAAAAacattctttcatttttttttttttttttggtcaaaaaacattctttcatttttaacgAAAGATTGAGGGTAATCTTTTGGGATCTTTTTAGATGCCAACAACATAAAAGGATCGGTGAATCTCATTCTTTATCcacaatatcaaatcaaatggatacattgagaaatttaataagtaaatttcacttttttttacttaacaaaaaaaagaaggtccgttttataatacaaaaggtacctcaaaaaaaaaaggttagatatttatatacacaaaagGCATAAGATTTGTCGGTAGAGTGATAATTTGATACGGATCGGTTTAATCAGAAAGGATTAACATTTCTGGTTAAACCATTGACATTAGTAAAGAAACCAACATGTTTGTACGGAAGATACGATCTTCGTTTACCTTCTTCTctcattgctctgtttctcgtaTACAATTTCTCATGTGCCGACTTcgttctcatcttcttcttcttctccgttttcgttttctctttctctttctccgaTCTCTTTGATTTCACCGACGACCAAGACGGAGTTGGTTGGTTCTTGTCACCATCTCTCCCGTTGCTAAGAAACACAAACGCGTCTCTACCATCGCTGTTACTTCTCAAAACAAGATCTTTAAACCTCCATAGCTTCGAAAACCCTGTCGAGTTACTTTTCCGACAAGTCTCCGGTGATGCTTCAACCACCGTACGACCTTTCCATGAACAATAAGGACCCATCggctcttcttcatcttcgtcctccgcggtggtggtggtggcttcAACGAAGAGTTTCTTGAGAGGTGAACGTAAAGTTTCTTCCTTTGGACCGTCGAAGAAAAAATTCCGGTTAAACAGAGGATAAACCGGTCGGATCTGACCGTCTTTAAACGCTTCTTCTGCGGTTATTGGTGAATTCTCTGCGTTTACACTTGCGAATGAgaactcttctccttcctcttcctcatcagaTTCTGCTTTGGTCTCGTTCTGATTCAACCGTGATTTCTCAAGATTATGATGATCTCTGTGTTCTTGCTCTGTTGTAGAACCAATCTTTAGTTTGGAGCCAAAATCGTTGTTTAATTTACCGTAAACCTCTGAAAACCTCTCTTTTCCGGCGAATTGTTGCGCCGGCGATGAAGGAGAAACAActtgcatcttttttttttatcaatcagatctcaaaacataaaagtttttttttctcttttgttttgtctgaaaataagagaagagtATTGTTGAGATTTGATAAAAATAGGTGAAGCCTTTGctctctcttttatatatggtttgggatattattaattaattagctcCCAAATCTTAACacctctccttttctttttcttttttcctattttatgtattaaatattattttctctttttttttttttattaatgacgAGACtgtgaaaaacttaaaataatatgGTCAAATATCGTCGTTTATCTCCGGTCAAAGTTCACTTGATAAAAttgtctacaaaaaaaaatgaatttttatccatatctaacaaaacaaatctaaatatttttcttttgttgcgtTGAATATGAATTGAGATTCTAGAACAACTAAACTAATTGAAGGCTTTCTTGTAATTAGAATCAACCTTACCTTCATAGATAAATTACAAAGTAGATAATCTAAAAGATGGGTTAGCATATAAACCctttcaccaaaaaaataaaaataaaaatacatagagaaaagaaaactttGGGTTTTAGCTGAACAAAAATCTGAATAAAAAAGACTTTCCTCCAATCAAAAATCATACAAAACACATACAAGTTAGATTCTTTTATTCTctccaaattatttttaaaacatttcacCAAttgataaagagaaaaaaaaaaatataagaattttcTAATGCATTTTTTCCTCTTATCTCCCTTTTTGCTGATTGGAAGTAAAAGCGCGTCATGGCGTGATGGGCAAATGAACATGAGAAGAAGCTGACGGTCGATATAATAACAGAGGGGTAGAATCGTAGTTATCTTGTTACAGAACCACCTTGTTCGACCCGAACCCGGACTTGTTCAATGTCCTGACATGTTTGCTGACGTGGAAGGTGGCTTGAGGTCCACGTGTTGACCTTGCaggaaaaaagtttgaaatctTCGAGAAGCTCTCACttggtttttcttgtgtttgagAAGTTGACCTACAACAACGTTGTAGTATGCCTTTGGTGAATCTTGACCAATNNNNNNNNNNNNNNNNNNNNNNNNNNNNNNNNNNNNNNNNNNNNNNNNNNNNNNNNNNNNNNNNNNNNNNNNNNNNNNNNNNNNNNNNNNNNNNNNNNNNNNNNNNNNNNNNNNNNNNNNNNNNNNNNNNNNNNNNNNNNNNNNNNNNNNNNNNNNNNNNNNNNNNNNNNNNNNNNNNNNNNNNNNNNNNNNNNNNNNNNNNNNNNNNNNNNNNNNNNNNNNNNNNNNNNNNNNNNNNNNNNNNNNNNNNNNNNNNNNNNNNNNNNNNNNNNNNNNNNNNNNNNNNNNNNNNNNNNNNNNNNNNNNNNNNNNNNNNNNNNNNNNNNNNNNNNNNNNNNNNNNNNNNNNNNNNNNNNNNNNNNNNNNNNNNNNNNNNNNNNNNNNNNNNNNNNNNNNNNNNNNNNNNNNNNNNNNNNNNNNNNNNNNNNNNNNNNNNNNNNNNNNNNNNNNNNNNNNNNNNNNNNNNNNNNNNNNNNNNNNNNNNNNNNNNNNNNNNNNNNNNNNNNNNNNNNNNNNNNNNNNNNNNNNNNNNNNNNNNNNNNNNNNNNNNNNNNNNNNNNNNNNNNNNNNNNNNNNNNNNNNNNNNNNNNNNNNNNNNNNNNNNNNNNNNNNNNNNNNNNNNNNNNNNNNNNNNNNNNNNNNNNNNNNNNNNNNNNNNNNNNNNNNNNNNNNNNNNNNNNNNNNNNNNNNNNNNNNNNNNNNNNNNNNNNNNNNNNNNNNNNNNNNNNNNNNNNNNN is a genomic window containing:
- the LOC104750879 gene encoding uncharacterized protein LOC104750879 encodes the protein MQVVSPSSPAQQFAGKERFSEVYGKLNNDFGSKLKIGSTTEQEHRDHHNLEKSRLNQNETKAESDEEEEGEEFSFASVNAENSPITAEEAFKDGQIRPVYPLFNRNFFFDGPKEETLRSPLKKLFVEATTTTAEDEDEEEPMGPYCSWKGRTVVEASPETCRKSNSTGFSKLWRFKDLVLRSNSDGRDAFVFLSNGRDGDKNQPTPSWSSVKSKRSEKEKEKTKTEKKKKMRTKSAHEKLYTRNRAMREEGKRRSYLPYKHVGFFTNVNGLTRNVNPF